One region of Vibrio pelagius genomic DNA includes:
- a CDS encoding Tex family protein produces MSQAICRQIAQELSVRPDQVTAAVTLIDDGNTVPFIARYRKEVTGGLDDTQLRNLDSRLSYLRELDDRRQTILKSIQDQGKLTAELEKEITQADSKTRLEDLYLPYKPKRRTKGQIAIEAGLEPLAETLWNEPQHDPESEASQYLNSEKGIEDTKAALDGARAIIMERIAEDANLLEKIRQHLTRNAALSARVVAGKEQEGEKFKDYFEHDETLSKVPSHRALAMLRGRNEGFLTLTMNADPEQEEGVRGSYCENIISDHYGITLSSAPADAWRKQVISWAWRIKVSMHMETELMGAMKERAEIEAIEVFATNLKDLLMAAPAGPRATLGLDPGLRTGSKIAVVDATGKVLATETIYPHPPQKQYDKSAHIVEQMVRQFNVDLIAIGNGTASRETDSFVADVIKRGNLKVQKIIVSEAGASVYSASELAAKEFPNMDVSLRGAVSIARRLQDPLAELVKIDPKSIGVGQYQHDVSQTMLAKRLDAIVEDCVNAVGVDVNTASAALLTRVAGLSSTIAQNIVDYRDENGRFEARTTLKKVARLGPKAFEQCAGFLRIMGGKNPLDASAVHPEAYPVVKAISEKNSKDIKTLIGDSNFLKGLHAVDYTDDNFGVPTVTDIIKELDKPGRDPRPEFKTATFAEGVNSVSDLEPGMVLEGVVSNVANFGAFVDIGVHQDGLVHISALTDRFVSDPREVVKAGDIVKVKVMEVDVQRKRIALSMRMKDEPGQDNRAQRSSAPRSQGRPSNGGQRRREEPQQNGAMGGAFAAAFAKAKK; encoded by the coding sequence ATGAGCCAAGCTATCTGTAGACAGATCGCTCAAGAGCTGAGCGTTCGCCCCGATCAAGTGACCGCAGCAGTTACCCTAATCGACGACGGTAACACGGTTCCCTTTATTGCACGTTACCGTAAAGAGGTAACGGGCGGCCTTGATGATACCCAATTACGTAATCTAGACAGCCGACTTTCTTATCTGCGTGAACTCGACGATCGCCGCCAAACGATCCTCAAATCGATTCAAGACCAAGGCAAACTGACCGCTGAGCTTGAGAAAGAGATCACTCAAGCCGATAGCAAAACTCGTCTAGAAGATTTATACCTACCCTATAAGCCTAAGCGTCGTACCAAAGGCCAAATCGCAATTGAAGCAGGCTTAGAGCCGCTAGCAGAGACACTTTGGAACGAACCACAACACGATCCAGAAAGTGAAGCCTCTCAGTACCTGAATAGTGAAAAAGGCATTGAAGATACCAAAGCCGCGCTCGATGGTGCTCGCGCCATTATCATGGAACGCATAGCAGAAGATGCGAACCTGCTTGAGAAAATACGTCAGCACCTAACCCGTAACGCGGCTTTGAGCGCACGTGTTGTCGCGGGTAAAGAGCAAGAAGGTGAGAAGTTCAAAGACTACTTCGAGCATGACGAAACGCTGAGCAAAGTGCCTTCACACCGAGCACTAGCGATGCTGCGTGGTCGTAATGAGGGTTTCCTAACTCTGACCATGAATGCTGACCCAGAGCAAGAAGAAGGCGTGCGTGGTTCTTACTGTGAAAACATCATCTCTGATCACTATGGCATTACGCTGAGCAGTGCGCCTGCCGATGCATGGCGTAAACAGGTGATCAGCTGGGCATGGCGCATTAAAGTGTCTATGCACATGGAAACCGAGCTGATGGGCGCAATGAAAGAGCGCGCAGAAATCGAAGCGATTGAAGTGTTCGCGACCAACCTAAAAGATCTGTTAATGGCCGCTCCAGCTGGTCCACGTGCAACACTAGGTCTCGATCCTGGCCTACGTACTGGTTCAAAAATCGCCGTAGTTGATGCAACCGGTAAGGTGCTGGCAACTGAGACCATCTACCCTCACCCACCGCAAAAGCAGTACGACAAATCTGCACATATCGTAGAACAGATGGTGCGTCAATTTAATGTTGACCTGATTGCGATTGGTAACGGTACAGCTTCACGCGAAACCGACAGCTTTGTGGCTGACGTGATTAAACGCGGTAATCTGAAGGTGCAGAAGATCATTGTGAGCGAAGCGGGTGCGTCGGTTTACTCGGCATCTGAACTTGCAGCCAAAGAGTTCCCGAATATGGACGTATCTTTGCGTGGTGCCGTATCGATTGCTCGTCGTCTACAGGATCCACTGGCAGAGCTAGTGAAAATCGATCCTAAGTCGATCGGTGTTGGTCAGTACCAACACGATGTGAGCCAAACCATGCTCGCGAAACGCCTAGATGCCATTGTTGAAGACTGTGTAAACGCCGTCGGTGTTGATGTAAACACCGCGTCTGCTGCGCTTCTGACCCGTGTCGCGGGTCTATCTAGCACCATCGCGCAAAATATCGTTGATTACCGTGACGAAAATGGCCGATTCGAAGCACGCACCACGCTGAAGAAAGTCGCGCGCTTGGGGCCAAAAGCCTTTGAACAGTGTGCCGGCTTCCTGCGTATCATGGGTGGTAAAAACCCACTCGATGCGTCTGCGGTTCACCCAGAAGCTTACCCTGTGGTAAAAGCGATCTCAGAGAAGAACAGCAAAGATATCAAGACCCTAATCGGCGACTCCAACTTCCTAAAAGGCTTGCACGCGGTCGATTACACCGACGATAACTTCGGCGTTCCAACGGTAACAGACATCATCAAAGAGCTAGATAAACCAGGTCGAGACCCGCGTCCTGAGTTCAAAACGGCGACCTTTGCGGAAGGCGTTAACTCTGTGTCTGATTTAGAGCCGGGCATGGTTCTAGAAGGCGTGGTCTCTAACGTAGCCAACTTTGGTGCTTTCGTTGATATCGGTGTTCACCAAGACGGTCTGGTACACATTTCAGCACTGACTGATCGCTTTGTTTCTGATCCACGTGAAGTGGTGAAAGCGGGTGATATTGTCAAAGTGAAGGTGATGGAAGTCGATGTGCAACGCAAGCGTATTGCGCTAAGTATGCGTATGAAAGACGAACCGGGACAAGACAATCGCGCTCAACGTTCATCTGCACCACGCTCGCAAGGTCGTCCATCAAATGGTGGACAGCGTCGCCGTGAAGAGCCACAACAGAACGGCGCTATGGGTGGCGCGTTTGCTGCTGCCTTTGCAAAAGCGAAGAAGTAA
- the recG gene encoding ATP-dependent DNA helicase RecG has protein sequence MSQLLSAIPLNSLSGVGAKVAEKLAKVGLNNVQDLLFHLPLRYEDRTRIYPIAKLHAGIWAAVQGKVMSVDTIFGKRKMLAVKISDGNGTITLRFFNFTAGMKNNFAEGKQVHAYGEIKRGGMGLEIVHPDYKFFAPRQQPDVEATLTPVYPTTDGLRQVTLRNLTDQALALIDKAAVNELLPSGLYDHQITLAQALHTIHRPPPGINLELFDEGKHPAQLRLIMEELLAQNLSMLSVRSKGQQDNAIPLPPVHTLKNKLLAQLPFSPTNAQTRVVQEIEDDLEKPYPMMRLVQGDVGSGKTLVAALAAVRALEHGQQVALMAPTELLAEQHSINFANWFESMGIQVGWLAGKLKGKAKEKELERIASGEAQMVVGTHALFQEHVQFKNLGLVIIDEQHRFGVHQRLELREKGAKQGHYPHQLVMTATPIPRTLAMTAYADLETSIIDELPPGRTPIQTVAIPDTKRDDIVERVRNACLNEGKQAYWVCTLIDESEVLEAQAAADTAEELQRKLPDVKIGLVHGRMKPAEKQAVMQEFKDNKLHLLVATTVIEVGVDVPNSSLMIIENPERLGLAQLHQLRGRVGRGSVASHCVLLYHSPLSKTAQKRLGVLRESNDGFVIAQRDLEIRGPGELLGTKQTGLADFKIADLVRDQRLIPEVQRIARHIHDNYPDNAKAIINRWLGERDVYSKA, from the coding sequence ATGTCACAGCTTTTATCTGCTATTCCTCTTAACTCCCTATCCGGAGTTGGGGCTAAAGTCGCCGAAAAACTGGCAAAGGTTGGATTGAACAACGTACAAGATCTGCTGTTTCATCTACCACTTCGCTACGAAGACCGCACACGTATCTACCCGATTGCCAAACTGCACGCGGGAATCTGGGCTGCGGTACAAGGCAAAGTAATGAGTGTTGATACCATTTTCGGCAAGCGCAAAATGCTGGCGGTAAAAATCAGCGACGGTAATGGCACCATCACCTTGCGCTTTTTCAACTTCACCGCTGGGATGAAGAACAATTTTGCTGAAGGTAAACAGGTTCATGCCTACGGCGAGATCAAACGTGGCGGTATGGGTTTAGAGATCGTCCACCCAGACTACAAGTTCTTCGCTCCAAGACAGCAACCTGATGTAGAAGCAACCTTAACTCCGGTTTACCCAACCACAGATGGCCTAAGACAAGTCACGCTGCGTAATCTCACCGACCAAGCGTTAGCACTTATCGACAAGGCTGCGGTGAATGAGCTGCTACCGTCTGGCTTATACGATCACCAAATTACACTGGCTCAGGCACTGCATACCATTCACAGGCCACCACCGGGAATCAATCTTGAACTGTTTGATGAAGGCAAGCACCCTGCTCAACTGCGCTTGATTATGGAAGAATTACTGGCTCAAAACCTATCCATGCTCTCGGTTCGCAGTAAAGGTCAACAAGACAACGCCATTCCACTACCACCCGTACATACGCTTAAAAACAAGCTACTGGCACAGCTTCCATTCTCTCCAACCAATGCACAAACACGAGTGGTGCAAGAGATTGAGGACGATCTAGAGAAACCTTACCCTATGATGCGCTTAGTACAAGGTGATGTAGGCTCAGGTAAAACCCTAGTCGCCGCCCTTGCCGCGGTTCGCGCACTAGAACACGGCCAACAAGTTGCACTGATGGCACCCACTGAACTTCTGGCTGAGCAGCACTCGATCAACTTTGCTAACTGGTTTGAAAGCATGGGCATTCAAGTGGGTTGGCTCGCCGGTAAGCTTAAAGGCAAAGCCAAAGAGAAAGAGCTTGAACGCATTGCCAGTGGCGAAGCGCAAATGGTGGTGGGTACACACGCTCTGTTTCAAGAGCATGTCCAATTCAAAAACCTTGGCTTAGTTATCATTGATGAGCAACACCGATTTGGTGTCCACCAGCGGCTAGAGCTGCGTGAGAAAGGCGCTAAGCAAGGTCATTATCCACACCAACTGGTGATGACAGCGACACCGATTCCACGAACTCTGGCGATGACGGCCTATGCCGATTTAGAAACCTCGATTATTGATGAGCTGCCACCGGGTCGAACGCCAATTCAAACCGTCGCTATTCCCGATACCAAACGTGACGACATTGTTGAGCGAGTGCGTAATGCGTGTCTTAACGAGGGCAAACAAGCCTATTGGGTGTGTACGCTGATTGATGAGTCTGAAGTGTTGGAAGCGCAGGCCGCAGCCGACACCGCAGAAGAGCTACAGCGCAAACTGCCCGACGTGAAAATTGGCTTGGTACATGGCCGAATGAAGCCAGCCGAGAAACAAGCCGTGATGCAGGAGTTCAAAGATAACAAGCTGCATCTATTGGTTGCAACAACCGTAATTGAAGTGGGTGTAGATGTACCCAACTCGAGCTTAATGATCATAGAGAACCCCGAGCGTCTCGGCCTAGCTCAGTTACACCAGTTACGTGGCCGTGTGGGTCGTGGGTCGGTCGCAAGCCACTGTGTACTACTGTACCACTCACCACTGTCGAAAACCGCTCAGAAGCGCTTAGGTGTACTGCGAGAAAGTAATGATGGCTTTGTGATTGCTCAGCGAGACTTGGAAATCCGCGGCCCAGGTGAACTGCTTGGCACTAAACAGACTGGCTTGGCTGACTTTAAGATTGCCGACTTGGTTCGAGACCAGCGCTTAATTCCAGAAGTGCAGCGTATCGCGCGCCACATTCATGATAACTACCCAGACAATGCTAAGGCGATCATCAACCGCTGGTTGGGTGAACGTGATGTGTACTCTAAAGCGTAG
- the ompR gene encoding two-component system response regulator OmpR, translating to MQENYKILVVDDDARLRALLERYLSEQGFQVRSVANSEQMDRLLTRENFHLMVLDLMLPGEDGLSICRRLRNANNMLPILMLTAKGDEVDRIVGLEVGADDYLPKPFNPRELLARIKAVLRRQVIEAPGAPSTEESVVEFGEFRLNLGTREMFRGEEPMPLTSGEFAVLKSLVTNAREPMSRDKLMNMARGREYSAMERSIDVQISRLRRLVEEDPSKPRYIQTVWGLGYVFVPDGKAV from the coding sequence ATGCAAGAAAACTACAAAATTTTAGTGGTCGATGACGATGCTCGCCTTCGTGCATTGCTGGAGCGCTACTTGTCTGAGCAAGGCTTTCAAGTGCGTAGCGTGGCAAACAGTGAGCAGATGGACCGCCTGTTAACCCGTGAAAACTTCCACTTGATGGTATTGGACCTGATGTTGCCAGGTGAAGATGGCCTCTCAATCTGCCGTCGTCTACGTAACGCCAACAACATGCTGCCGATCTTGATGCTGACCGCTAAGGGCGATGAAGTGGATCGCATTGTTGGTCTAGAGGTGGGTGCCGATGATTATCTACCTAAACCATTTAACCCGCGTGAGCTGCTTGCCCGTATTAAAGCAGTACTGCGTCGCCAAGTGATTGAAGCACCGGGCGCGCCAAGCACGGAAGAGTCTGTGGTTGAATTTGGTGAATTCCGTCTAAACCTAGGTACACGTGAGATGTTCCGTGGTGAAGAGCCAATGCCTCTCACTTCAGGTGAGTTTGCGGTATTGAAGTCACTGGTCACCAATGCGCGTGAGCCAATGTCTCGCGATAAGCTGATGAATATGGCTCGTGGTCGTGAGTACTCAGCGATGGAGCGTTCTATCGACGTTCAGATCTCGCGCCTGCGCCGCCTTGTTGAAGAAGATCCAAGTAAGCCACGCTACATCCAAACGGTGTGGGGCTTAGGTTACGTGTTCGTTCCTGATGGAAAAGCAGTGTAA
- the greB gene encoding transcription elongation factor GreB codes for MKTNLITREGYDRLTKELNFLWREERPEVTKKVTWAASLGDRSENADYQYNKKRLREIDRRVRYLRKRLDQVKVVDYSPQQEGKVFFGAWVEIENDDGDTKSFRIVGPDEIYGGVKDYVSIDSPMARALLKKEVDDEFTVRTPEGDKEWFVNAIRYTP; via the coding sequence ATGAAAACAAACTTAATTACTCGTGAGGGCTATGACAGACTCACTAAAGAGCTGAATTTCCTATGGCGAGAAGAGCGTCCAGAAGTGACCAAAAAGGTAACCTGGGCAGCAAGTCTAGGAGATCGCAGTGAAAACGCAGACTATCAATACAACAAGAAGCGCCTGCGTGAGATAGATCGCCGTGTGCGTTATTTAAGAAAGCGCCTCGACCAAGTCAAGGTGGTGGACTACTCGCCGCAGCAAGAAGGTAAGGTCTTTTTTGGTGCTTGGGTTGAGATAGAGAATGACGATGGCGATACCAAGTCATTTCGTATCGTTGGGCCAGATGAGATCTATGGTGGGGTCAAAGATTACGTCTCGATCGACTCACCGATGGCACGAGCACTACTCAAGAAAGAAGTGGATGATGAATTCACGGTACGCACCCCAGAGGGTGACAAAGAGTGGTTTGTGAATGCGATTCGCTACACGCCATAG
- the envZ gene encoding two-component system sensor histidine kinase EnvZ encodes MRIRSSFTQSIVLFLTLLVASQIFSYYAVFNYALMPSLQQFNKILAHELNLVLDEGDLDIEMDAPLRQRVLEQLGVTVHAKDSDAAGEFYHAVAIDLMSQEMTKELGSETEVRLILGAESYVLWMDIAQLPNSLIRIPLSELQEEDFAPLFRNSLIMAMLIIAGGWLFIRLQNRPLIALEKAAQGVGRGDIPPPLPVQGAQEIRSVTRAFNQMSKGIQELEEDRALLMAGISHDLRTPLTRIRLATEMMSPEDSYLAEGIISDTEECNEIISQFMDYLKPVDRNSFQAVHLEDIAGEVASSEGGYEVEIETDFSSNMKPALGNPIAIKRAISNLVVNSLRYGNGWVKVTTGMTADNKLAWVTVEDNGPGIPHDQVSKLFEPFTRGDTARGSEGTGLGLAIVKRIVSQHHGAVAVNNRSQGGLKAQISFPVQL; translated from the coding sequence ATGCGTATACGTAGCTCCTTTACTCAATCTATCGTTCTCTTCTTAACCTTATTGGTTGCTAGCCAAATATTCTCTTACTACGCGGTGTTTAACTACGCCTTGATGCCGAGTTTGCAGCAGTTCAATAAGATCTTGGCACATGAGCTGAATTTGGTTTTAGACGAAGGTGATCTTGATATCGAGATGGATGCACCGCTGCGTCAGCGTGTACTCGAGCAACTTGGGGTAACGGTCCACGCCAAAGACAGCGACGCTGCGGGTGAGTTTTACCATGCGGTTGCGATTGACTTGATGAGTCAAGAGATGACCAAGGAGCTGGGTTCGGAAACCGAGGTGAGGTTGATTCTAGGTGCGGAGAGCTATGTGTTGTGGATGGATATCGCGCAGTTACCTAACTCATTGATTCGAATACCACTATCAGAACTGCAAGAAGAAGACTTTGCACCACTATTTCGCAATAGCTTGATAATGGCGATGTTGATTATTGCCGGCGGTTGGTTGTTTATCCGTTTACAGAACCGCCCTTTGATTGCATTAGAGAAAGCCGCCCAAGGGGTAGGACGTGGTGATATTCCACCGCCTCTGCCAGTACAGGGTGCGCAAGAGATTCGCTCGGTAACTCGAGCCTTTAACCAGATGTCGAAAGGCATTCAAGAGCTTGAGGAAGATAGAGCGCTATTGATGGCAGGCATCAGTCACGATCTGCGTACGCCATTGACCCGTATTCGTTTGGCGACGGAGATGATGTCCCCAGAAGACAGTTATTTAGCGGAAGGGATTATCAGTGACACCGAGGAGTGTAATGAGATAATCAGCCAGTTTATGGATTACCTAAAGCCGGTGGATCGCAATTCGTTCCAAGCGGTGCACCTAGAAGATATTGCTGGAGAAGTAGCAAGCTCGGAAGGCGGCTATGAGGTAGAAATTGAAACAGATTTCTCTTCTAACATGAAGCCTGCCTTGGGCAACCCAATCGCGATTAAGCGCGCGATCAGCAATTTAGTGGTGAACTCTCTGCGCTATGGTAATGGCTGGGTGAAAGTCACCACGGGTATGACCGCGGATAACAAGCTTGCTTGGGTCACGGTAGAAGATAATGGCCCCGGTATTCCTCACGATCAGGTCAGCAAATTGTTTGAACCCTTCACCCGAGGCGATACCGCGCGTGGTAGTGAAGGTACAGGTTTAGGTTTGGCGATTGTGAAGCGAATTGTTAGTCAGCACCACGGCGCTGTTGCGGTGAATAATCGTAGCCAAGGGGGGCTGAAAGCGCAGATTAGCTTCCCAGTTCAGTTGTAG